Below is a genomic region from Nocardioides panacis.
GGCACCATCATGTCCTCGGTGCCCTGCCAGACCGCGACGGGCACCGCGATCTCCTTCACCGAGAAGCCCCACGGCCGCAGCATCGTCAGGTCGTCGTCGTGCCACCCCGCGATGCCCTGCTCGCCGGCCCGCCGGAAGGTCGCCGCGATCACCTCGGCCAGGTCCCCGGTGAGGGCGGCCCGGTCGACCGGGGGAGCCAGGCTGCCCAGCGAGTCCGCCACGTCGGCCGCGGTCGCCGCGAACACGCCCGGCGCGTAGTCCTCGAGCAGGGCGGTGAGCTCGGCGGAGCCGGCCATCGCGGCGGTGAACTCCGCGACGTTCTCCTCGCCCATCCCGTCACGGATGTCCCCGTCGTACTCGGCAGGCGGCACCAGGCCGACGCCGCACACCGCGGCGCGGCACCGGTCGGGCAGCACCGCCGCGCAGGCCAGGCTCCGGGGACCGCCGCCGGACCAGCCCACGCTCAGGAACTCCCCGAGCCCGAGGTGGTCCAGGATCACCGCGACGTCGGCGGCGTCGTCGGCGACCGTCGCGGTGGTCGCCCCGTCGGCGCGCCGGGTGGAGCCGCCGTACCCCGGCCGGGACCAGGCGACCACCCGCAGCCCACGCTCGGCGGCGGCACGCTCCAGCAGCGGGTCCGGTACGGCGGCCTGCGGCGTGCCGTGGTGGAAGACCAGCGGGAAACCGTCGTCGGGGCCGGACAGGAGGACCTCGAGGAGCCGGCCGTCGGGG
It encodes:
- a CDS encoding alpha/beta fold hydrolase, which produces MTLHVPAPDGRLLEVLLSGPDDGFPLVFHHGTPQAAVPDPLLERAAAERGLRVVAWSRPGYGGSTRRADGATTATVADDAADVAVILDHLGLGEFLSVGWSGGGPRSLACAAVLPDRCRAAVCGVGLVPPAEYDGDIRDGMGEENVAEFTAAMAGSAELTALLEDYAPGVFAATAADVADSLGSLAPPVDRAALTGDLAEVIAATFRRAGEQGIAGWHDDDLTMLRPWGFSVKEIAVPVAVWQGTEDMMVPFAHAEWLAANIPGVHAHFAQGEGHISLFASMPTILDDLLEIAGLR